A single Chloroflexi bacterium ADurb.Bin180 DNA region contains:
- the ugpB gene encoding sn-glycerol-3-phosphate-binding periplasmic protein UgpB precursor encodes MSAFGRLRHPIGKSALALAIALCSCAPLPTSTPTATRPAPTATTPATVIPAPSPNAAGSELHVWHSLSGAKEASLRAIVESFVAQNPEQIRVRLEYHVDLQTEVLTAASAGTPPDLVITLCSELALFASHGLVATLGPYLQDPTYGLGGEQAADLWPVVLQGCLKDGGDQPLGMLFDLQAQLLYYNAAWLKRLKPDTAPTSWDNLRTLCNSAHDKKAGTWGVAFDGSSLSVSAWIASLGGSLLDKTGQLSLASPETNAALTALNDLRRDGCLLCSYEPGAARQELASEKIPFVFGSSSELNSYREAILNPKTNIPRFAWDVAPFPFVTSEPAVMVEGLTMGILRTSPNQQLAAWLLVKWFLEPQNDAYWVLATGSLPLHRSALESSELKQYVEEHPQYLTAARLVAYAHTEPAVSVMPMVRSLMSTAARAVCQGQAEPQQALLAADTAATTILNR; translated from the coding sequence ATGTCAGCATTTGGTCGTCTCAGGCACCCCATAGGCAAGAGCGCGCTGGCACTCGCCATCGCCCTATGCAGCTGTGCGCCTTTGCCAACCTCCACGCCAACCGCGACCCGGCCGGCCCCCACCGCAACGACGCCGGCGACGGTTATCCCGGCTCCGTCGCCCAACGCCGCCGGCAGCGAATTGCACGTCTGGCACTCGCTCAGCGGAGCGAAAGAGGCCAGCCTGCGAGCCATCGTCGAGTCGTTTGTGGCGCAGAACCCGGAACAGATTCGTGTCCGCCTGGAATACCACGTCGACTTGCAGACCGAGGTGTTGACCGCCGCATCCGCCGGAACCCCGCCGGACCTGGTGATCACGCTGTGCTCTGAGCTGGCCCTGTTTGCCTCGCACGGCCTGGTCGCTACCCTGGGCCCCTACCTGCAAGACCCAACGTATGGGCTTGGCGGCGAGCAAGCCGCCGACCTGTGGCCGGTCGTGCTACAGGGCTGCCTGAAAGACGGCGGTGACCAGCCATTGGGCATGCTATTTGACCTGCAAGCACAGTTGCTCTACTACAACGCGGCCTGGCTAAAGCGCCTCAAGCCGGACACCGCGCCCACTAGCTGGGACAACCTGCGCACCCTCTGCAATTCCGCCCACGACAAAAAGGCCGGCACGTGGGGCGTTGCGTTCGACGGCTCCTCGCTCAGTGTCAGCGCCTGGATTGCCAGTCTGGGGGGCAGCCTGCTCGACAAGACAGGGCAACTGTCCCTGGCCAGCCCGGAGACCAACGCGGCCCTCACGGCCCTGAACGACCTGCGCCGGGACGGATGCCTGCTCTGTTCCTACGAGCCTGGTGCTGCCCGGCAGGAGCTGGCGTCGGAGAAGATCCCCTTTGTTTTCGGATCTTCGTCCGAACTGAACAGCTACCGCGAAGCGATTCTGAACCCCAAAACCAACATACCCAGGTTCGCCTGGGATGTGGCCCCGTTTCCATTTGTAACCAGCGAACCGGCGGTTATGGTCGAAGGCCTGACGATGGGGATCCTTCGAACCTCTCCCAATCAGCAGCTTGCCGCCTGGCTGCTGGTCAAGTGGTTCCTGGAGCCACAGAATGATGCGTACTGGGTGCTGGCCACTGGCAGCCTCCCGCTGCATCGCAGCGCGCTGGAGTCGTCCGAATTGAAGCAGTACGTAGAGGAGCATCCCCAGTACTTGACTGCCGCCAGGCTCGTGGCCTACGCCCACACCGAGCCAGCCGTTTCCGTGATGCCGATGGTCCGCAGCCTGATGAGCACGGCAGCCCGCGCGGTGTGCCAGGGTCAGGCCGAGCCGCAACAGGCGCTGTTGGCTGCGGATACGGCCGCAACCACAATTCTGAACCGGTGA